TCCAGGATTGACAGTTTGGCAGGAACAAAAACATCTGAGCAAGATATTGATCTGTGGATCAAAGATCAGGTGTATGATGCTGATCATAATCCAGATTGGGTAACCAGTGAAGTGTTCTCTGATGACGAGATTTTGTCATCAGTTCTCAAGGAATCAACCTGAAATGCAAGAAGAATGGTTGGTAGACACAGAAGATGGAAGTAATTCGTTTGATACTTCCATTACTAGTACCGGAGATCCTGATTTTGGCGATGCAATCAAGTCAATTGATTGCCTAGTTCGCTATATGAAGCATGATGTTGCAGAAGTATGCCGTTTGAACGCGCTACGTTCGAAAATCACTGAAGTTGAATGGCTAAAACGAGCATGTTGAAGAACTCtaccattttgttgaaaatgaatttacgtggtttgtttaattttgtttgaaacgtttaaaataaatattgtttttgttgaataatattcgattttatttatttaaatgattaatttaaaatttattttaaacctaAAAACACCATCCACGAGCCCCTCGAAAATTTTACGTTGTCAGAATTGACGTTTGTCTTCGATTTAGTTGGGCTATAGCCCAACGAACGGGAGCCCAACTAATTCGAAGCCCAACTAGTGAAATTCAACTGTATTAGATACCGcgaataaatattaaaaattcaaagTAAAAATAGTTTGATTACAGGCGTTTTCATTGCAGGATATATGCCCAAAATTTATATACTATTCTATGTCTGTGAATAAAAACGTCGATAAGTAAATGAACAAAAGAATGAGGgattactcattcatttcatttctcGACTTCTATCCCAATGGGAACGTACCCTCACATTAgatgaaatatttcacaaaaCCATGCAGAGCGTTACAAAACTTTTATGTTAGCAAAGTTTATTGACTCACTATCGATATCTTCCGAACAAAACAATTCAAAGAAACAAATAAATATAaggcacaattttcaacaaaattttaaaacgaGAAATACTTGACATTCGATGTCATAAACTTCTCTCTGGGCTTGATAGAACGAACGCGGGATGGATCACTTCCAAAAGTGATGAATCCGGCGTTTACACTCCGGCAACCTTCGACGCGTTGAAGATCTCAATCCAGTAACCGTCCGGGTCCTTAATGAAGGCCAGCCCCTTCATGCGACCATCCTCGGGGCGCTTGATGTATTCCACTCCGAGCTGATCGAACCGTGCACAAGCCTTGTTCACATCCGGTACCATGATTCCAATGTGGCCGTATCCCCGCGGATCGGTATTACCGTTATGGTACTTCTGATCCGGGTCGCTTTCTGTGCCCCAGTTACTGTGGAGATTAAATGAGTCGATCGATCAAAGTGGAAGAAAGGGATCCAACCGGAACTTACTGAGTCAGCTCCAAAGTAGCCTTCCTACTCATGGCCCATTGAATGCATTGCTTTTTGTCAGAAGGTTGGTTTGCGATGTCCTCGTAGCTAAAACAAAAGAACATATTGATGAGCGTGATGAGGTacaagaaataatttttattagcaCACCCCATAAAGTAAAGCGAGAACTGCGCCTCTGGGAAATCCATTTTGCACAACAAATTCATGCCGAGAACTTCGTTGTAGAAAGGAATGGAAGCTCGTGGGTCTTTGATTCGGTACATGGTTTGTTGGAAAATGAAATCCTGTAAAAAATTTAGATGTTGAATAATAAACTGGTGAATATATACCATGCTTATTTGTTGAGAATGTACAATGGCAAGAAAGGATTCAACATTTCAAAATAATCGCGACTTCGTCGATGGCCTAATTCTTTATCTTCAAACGGAACAACAAACACTCGAATGATGCGGCAATATTACAGcaccaaattcaaatttttaatttgataaCAGGCGTATCTGTGGCATGACTACGTAACTGCATTTTAGGATGATGTTCATGATGAGGATGACGCTACCACAGATGAATATTTTTCTCGTGCGATTCTCTGCCGCTGTCCTCTTCCGGTGACAGATCAAATGACCCCGCACTCACCTTCGTTTCAGCATCAGGAAGTTTTAGCAGTTCCTTTGCTTCCTTGTCCGTCAATCCCTGTGCTTCGCCCATAGTGGAATATGCACTTCTGCGAACCAATGATGTGCTGAAGTGGAAAGGTGTATTTATCGGGAAAAAATTAGCATAAGAATGTTTAAATCACGGAAATTATTGAAACAGACCAATAACTAAACAACAAACGACAGCCGCTCACACGTACCATTCGGCGAATAAAATCAGCAAAAGAAATTCAATACAAATGTGGTCAATCACTGCAATATAAGAAAGGTTTGCACGTACACACAGTTTCACACCGTTGCAAAATACTCGAAATGACGTAAGGTTTATTTCGCgtcctgcaaaaaaaaaaacatttgagcgCGCGTGTTTGATACCAACACAGCTATGAAGCATTTGATTTCTAGACCTCGCGTATTCAAATGTACAATGCGTGATgacaccagagatgccagatgtgaagacatgaaCTTCCGAATTGTCTGGAAAACTAACAATACAGGGActcgcctctaattggacagacctgtaatacttatgacagacatacagctgtactagcgttgtacttccaaaattgtatgtctgtcaccatttacagcgctagaaccatgcaagcaactcggtacaatcgttgaacctgtaccgacctattttaccttTCTTTCGAGGTCATAACTCAGATTGTAaacttgtttgttttgtttgatagtgcagacgctaaataaaaacctttttcatcgaaatatgtggtgaaaattggtcaagtttctgattgtcagtttgacatacggtacaatttacaaccaaagtatgtgtgtcatgctaccgtggtacctgtacaacgttGTACAcatacaacgctagtacagttgtatgtctgtccctggcaTAATGCGATGCgcataattggacatttttgtaaacattgtgcAATTCGTTTTCCacgttgtgttgtgtttgttgatgtatccaattacaggtcacaatcgcctctaatgcgacaatGAGTGGTGCCTTGGTATGTCGAATTAGAGTCAActctttgtatattttttctaaatcaAACGTGGTTTTGAGGtcgtatttttggaaaaaatggctACGCCTTTCATGTGTGAAATAACATTCAAAAAATCACCTGTCATTGCTGCATGATActatggggctgtccacataccacgtggacagaaaaagcgttagacaccccctcccgctccgtggacaaacgtggatattttctatacccctccctctgttgttcacgtggacatttcttcgCTTCTTGGAAACAAAATTCGGGGAAACATTGTGTTGCATATAAATTCTACtttaaattcgtttttattttctattctctgtttttacttgataaaaatgttaGCTCCATTAGTAATAGCGGTTTgtaatcaatttttgttttattgcctAACATTGTCCGTGAAGTTATTTGTATCGCCAGTTAGTTAGAAACATCACTAGTGAATCTAGTCTCGGATATTTTCTGTCATAAATCAACGTAAGCTGGTTGAGCTGTTTCAGTTTTTAAGCTGGAATGTTCTTTAAGCTTCCGACTGAAATGgagtaggatataataacattTATAAGACAGATCATTTGAACCTTATTGTTTTGTTCAGgcactaaaaattcaaaaaaatgaagGTGATTCATAAATgaagaaccagatggaaaactaTCACTCCTTTCCATAATTCAAACTGATTTTGCATGAATTACAACCAGTTTCTAACCCGTAACTCATTTTTAGTTCAATTTCCGTTCAAATAATGATACTGCTTTTTTATCTACCCTTCATAAGATTATTCATCACAAGTTCTCGAATGGGTTTTGATCTGGGAAGTCCCTAGTCCCTGAAGACCGTCCGGATTTCGTTAACTGGTGCCCAATTACCCAATAATTGCGGTGGTTTTGACACAAAAACAGCAACAAATGATTCCCAAATACTTCGTTCTACTCCTGACTTTTCTCTCTGGTTCTATAGCTATGAAACACTGGcggttttgttttttaatgtttcgcgaaCAATTAAATTCGAATAGACAATCTTATAAACGCTCAAAATAATCTGTCCCTAATAGTTGATACTGTTCACTTAActtttctgtaaaaaaaatctatcctcGTTTAATCATCAATCTGCCCTACAGAATCCTACCAATGATCTTTCTGTACAACTCCGTATGTTTTGGGATATGTAGGgttattcaaaatattgttgCCGATTTTTAGGGGTAAAACAAAAGCAATATTTTTAGGATACACACTTATACGATTCTACActtcgtttcataactatagaaccactcatttttttaacttttagaGATGTGAAAGATATCGGTCCAAATGATAAAATGGTATACAATTACTATTTTCGTTTATAAAACAAACTTTGTAACCTTCATAGTTTTGTAAtccttcaaaaaataaaaataaagtatcGGTGTTCCATAACTTTAGAATCAGATGTTACTCCTCATTAAACATTATCACTCCTTTATAAAATTAACGAAGATAGTTAATGTTTCCCACTATTTACACTTCGATTCAACGGAGCTTTTCCGGATcgctgaaaaattaaaaaaaattgagtggTTCTAACTTCTTAAAGGCACTGTATGTGCACCTTTTTTTTATCCACAAATCCACAGACCTTTtgttttttcgtaaaaaaaactgtGTAGGATACTTTTTATGCTATCCCATGAGTCGAAATTCTTGCCCTTTTTTCCAACGgcatctgaagatgcaatatctggtgagtacgGCCCGAATAGATACTCTACCGAATACAACATCCCAGTCAAACTCCAAGAATTTTTTTCGGGCTGTCAAAGAAGCTTGGGATTTGGCAAAATTCTGGTGTAATAGCTTacctacactgcgtttcacaactatagaaccactcattttttcagagtttccagagatatgtaagaagtcggttgaatcgaagtatatagtgtaggatataatagctATCTTTATTtgtaagactggccatttgaactttattgttgtgttcaggcgcgaaacaatcaaaaaactaaaattctagtgtttcattactatagaaccagatggaaaaaatgtcactcctttacaaaattaatgtaaatttcacatgaattacaataagtttctaattcttaGGCCATCTTTAGttatcaatcagttcaaataacccattcggtgtggtttcgaccaagctgcgcaatgttgtagtgtgtatcacgTTCTACGCAATGGATACTGACCgttcaagctcttcaaatcactcgtactgcttgtaagctgctcctactattcgtacgatcactcctcataagttctcgataggattttgatctggtaaacaagctgaccagtccagaatctgaagccctttTTATCAAATCATGCCATAACTTTCCGGATTCTATGAATCgataccaaattacccaattaccacattgtttttgatgtaaaaacttcagtaaatgattctgaagtacttcgttgcacttctgactgttcatttgtgttgatGGTAGGCTacttaaaccaggcctttttgagctAATCCATGGGAGCTAATCCCATGGGTATCCCTATTTCAGGAGACCTTCTGTGATaaaaaagaaatccaacttgaatagaatttcttcatactggaaggacttatgGAACGTGTCATGAAATTTTTCAACATGTAATTTTGCAGGCGGCTGTTTGATGgtttaaggaaaatattttcaaaacggctTGGTTCatatagcttttcatcaacactaaTGTACATTAAGAAgagcaatgaagtacttcagaatctgttacttctatttttgaatcaaaaacactttgataattgggtaatttggtaccaattcataacatccggaTAGTCAAAGCATGGTTcattgaataggggcttcagattctggactggtcaacttgtttaccagatcaaaaccctatcaagaacctATGAGAAGTGACCGTACgtatagtagatgcagcttacaagcagtatgagtaatTTGAAGAGCTCGAACGgtcagtatcctctgcgtagtatttgaactgattgagaactaaagatggcctaagaattagaaacttattgtaattcatgcgaaattgacgttatatttgaaaaggagtgagagttttcccatctggttctatagtaatgaaacactggaattttagtgttttgattgtttcgcgcctgaacacaacaataaagttcaaatggccagtcttacaAATAAAGATagctattatatcctacactatatacttcgattcaaccgacttctt
The Toxorhynchites rutilus septentrionalis strain SRP chromosome 2, ASM2978413v1, whole genome shotgun sequence genome window above contains:
- the LOC129768349 gene encoding lactoylglutathione lyase isoform X2, with product MVRVSGCRLLFSYCTSLVRRSAYSTMGEAQGLTDKEAKELLKLPDAETKDFIFQQTMYRIKDPRASIPFYNEVLGMNLLCKMDFPEAQFSLYFMGYEDIANQPSDKKQCIQWAMSRKATLELTHNWGTESDPDQKYHNGNTDPRGYGHIGIMVPDVNKACARFDQLGVEYIKRPEDGRMKGLAFIKDPDGYWIEIFNASKVAGV
- the LOC129768349 gene encoding lactoylglutathione lyase isoform X1; the encoded protein is MGEAQGLTDKEAKELLKLPDAETKDFIFQQTMYRIKDPRASIPFYNEVLGMNLLCKMDFPEAQFSLYFMGYEDIANQPSDKKQCIQWAMSRKATLELTHNWGTESDPDQKYHNGNTDPRGYGHIGIMVPDVNKACARFDQLGVEYIKRPEDGRMKGLAFIKDPDGYWIEIFNASKVAGV